A genomic stretch from Larus michahellis chromosome 7, bLarMic1.1, whole genome shotgun sequence includes:
- the FZD5 gene encoding frizzled-5, producing MGGRGLPVPLVLGLPLLLGLPAAGRAASKALVCQEITVPMCKGIGYNLTYMPNQFNHDTQDEAGLEVHQFWPLVEIQCSPDLRFFLCSMYTPICLPDYTKPLPPCRSVCERAKAGCSPIMQQYGFAWPERMSCNSLPVLGDTEVLCMGYNHTEATTLPPFFGKPTRPAKDAAKNLTPLGGQRPSGPDCGRTCKCKAPLIPISKESHPLYNRIRTGQVPNCAIPCYQPYFTQDEKTFATFWIGLWSILCFLSTSTTVATFLIDMERFKYPERPIIFLSACYLFVSMGYIVRLVAGHANVACNPEYHHIHYETTGPALCTVVFLLLYFFGMASSIWWVILSLTWFLAAGMKWGNEAIASYAQYFHLAAWLIPSAKSIAVLALSSVDGDPVAGVCYVGNQSLENLRGFVLAPLVVYLFTGSLFLLAGFVSLFRIRSVIKQGGTKTDKLEKLMIRIGIFTVLYTVPATIVIACYIYEQHNREAWERAQNCSCPGDPHRPKPDYAVFMLKYFMCLVVGITSGVWIWSGKTLESWRRFTARCCQARKPAGASVYGEASPALAGRTVLPSMASYHKQVPLSHV from the coding sequence ATgggcggccgggggctgccggtgccgctggtgctggggctgccgctgctgctggggctgccggcggcggggcgcgccgCCTCCAAGGCGCTGGTGTGCCAGGAGATCACGGTGCCGATGTGCAAGGGCATCGGCTACAACCTCACCTACATGCCCAACCAGTTCAACCACGACACGCAGGACGAGGCCGGGCTGGAGGTGCACCAGTTCTGGCCGCTGGTGGAGATCCAGTGCTCCCCGGACCTGCgcttcttcctctgcagcatgTACACCCCCATCTGCCTGCCCGACTACACCAAGCCGCTGCCCCCCTGCCGCTCCGTCTGCGAGCGGGCCAAGGCCGGCTGCTCGCCCATCATGCAGCAGTATGGCTTCGCCTGGCCCGAGAGGATGAGCTGCAACAGCCTGCCGGTGCTGGGGGACACCGAGGTGCTCTGCATGGGATACAACCACACGGAAGCCACCACCCTGCCGCCTTTCTTCGGGAAGCCCACGCGCCCGGCCAAGGATGCGGCCAAAAACCTGACGCCGCTTGGCGGGCAGCGCCCCTCGGGGCCGGACTGCGGCCGGACTTGCAAGTGCAAAGCGCCCCTGATCCCCATCTCCAAGGAGTCCCATCCGCTGTACAACCGCATCAGGACTGGGCAAGTACCCAACTGCGCCATCCCCTGCTACCAGCCCTACTTCACCCAGGATGAGAAGACCTTCGCCACCTTCTGGATCGGCCTCTGGTCCATCCTctgcttcctctccacctccacCACCGTGGCCACCTTCCTCATCGACATGGAACGCTTCAAGTACCCTGAGCGCCCCATCATCTTCCTCTCGGCTTGCTACCTCTTCGTCTCCATGGGCTACATCGTGCGGCTGGTGGCAGGGCATGCCAACGTGGCTTGCAACCCGGAGTACCACCACATCCACTATGAGACCACGGGTCCTGCCCTCTGCACCGtggttttccttctcctctactTCTTCGGCATGGCCAGCTCTATCTGGTGGGTCATCCTGTCCCTCACCTGGTTCCTGGCAGCTGGCATGAAGTGGGGCAATGAGGCCATCGCTAGCTATGCGCAGTACTTCCACCTGGCTGCCTGGCTTATCCCCAGTGCCAAATCTATCGCTGTACTGGCACTCAGCTCCGTGGACGGTGACCCAGTGGCCGGAGTTTGCTATGTGGGCAACCAGAGCCTGGAGAACCTGCGGGGCTTTGTGCTGGCACCACTGGTGGTTTATCTCTTCACCGGCAGCCTCTTCCTGCTGGCTGGCTTCGTCTCGCTCTTTCGCATCCGCAGCGTGATCAAGCAGGGCGGCACCAAGACTGACAAGCTGGAGAAGCTGATGATCCGCATCGGCATCTTCACCGTGCTCTACACCGTGCCCGCCACCATCGTCATTGCCTGCTACATCTACGAGCAGCACAACCGGGAGGCATGGGAGCGGGCACAGAACTGCTCCTGCCCGGGGGACCCCCACCGTCCCAAGCCTGACTACGCTGTCTTCATGCTCAAGTACTTCATGTGCCTTGTGGTGGGCATCACCTCCGGCGTCTGGATCTGGTCTGGCAAGACGCTCGAGTCCTGGCGGCGCTTCACAGCCCGCTGCTGCCAGGCCAGGAAGCCGGCGGGCGCCTCCGTGTACGGTGAGGCCAGCCCGGCGCTGGCGGGCAGGACGGTGCTGCCCAGCATGGCCTCCTACCACAAGCAGGTCCCGCTGTCCCACGTGTGA